TAGAGACCAATGCCCTCAATTGTCAGCCCCGGTAGCTTGGCTAGATATTAGCCCAATCGGTAGCTGTGCGAGAAGCCAGCAAGACAACAATCACAGCAGCTTTAATTCCGAAGAAGCTGAACAAATCATTCATTTGCTAAAACAAATCGAGGAAAATTCTGACTTTGTAAAAAGTCTTGCCGAGGTTGCTGGTGACGAACCTGCAATTGGTGTTATCTGTATGTACGGCGCACAGAAACGCCTTTTGTTCAGAAAGTTCAATGAGCAAATATGGTCTGACGAATTTGTGGATATGGTAAAAATTGATACTGTTGATAGCTATCAAGGCAAGGAAAATCGTGTGATTATCGTATCAACGACTCTGAATACCTCTGATAAAAATCCAAGGTTTCTTAGGGTTCTAAATCGAATTAATGTTGCATTGTCCAGAGCAATGGACCGGCTTGTGATCGTTGGTGCTACAGATATGTGGAAGGGAAAGAATAGCCGATACCCCCTTGGTAAAATCGCTAATTACATGCAAGAAAATCAAGGTGCAGATTATTGCTTTGTTAAAGCGAAGCCAACTCAGTCTAAAGGTAGGGGTAAAAATGTTAAACGATAATCAGTTGGCACTTATTCCTATTGATATCTGCGTGCCTGTTCAGGTATTTCGGGCAGATTACACAATAGTTCAAAATAACCAATTGCCCTTTGTCAGGGAGTTTATTCTTAGATTGCTTGAGTTAAGCAATATGACAAAAGATCAAATTGGCAAGTTTATGGGTTTTACTGAGAAGGAAACGGAGGTTGCTTTAGGGCAGATGATTAACCTTGACGAAATTCAAGTCAATGACAAAGGGAAATTCCAGCTGACGCCAAAAGCCCAGGGCTACTTTAGCTCACAGCAAGAAAACCGGCCTAAAACGCAGTGTCTTGAGGACATTCGTAAAGAGTTTAGATTTGACTTACTAACGTTCTCCTATGTTAAAAGCAATGAGAAGGTTGGAAGTGCTACGAGTGCTATACGCATCTACCCATCGACTGAGGCAATATCAACATCTGGCAAATCTGCCAAGTCTGCTTTCCAACGCTATTTTCACCAGATTCACGAGGAGGAAGATTTTAGATATCTAACCATTGATAATCCAGATCTTTACAAGATATCCAGTTTCAAAAAACAGTCTGAAAAGTTTCAGCGCTTTAATCAGGTGTACGGTCTAGACACCGATCGAAATAGAGTTGAACCAATTCAGAGCCCTGACTTTCTTTCGAAAGAAGAGGTGGTCGCGTTCCTGTCAAAACATCTGAGGGATAACAGGCCTGCCAATAATCACCGAGAGATTGCCACTGTCTTTGATAGTTTTGACTATGAGTTTGGCGTGTCGTCATTAAAGCGGGGCTATCTCGATGTTGCAGAATACGGCATCGAAGCTAGACGATCTGTTCTAAGTGGGGACAAGTATAAGCCTCTTGTTGGCTCACTTATCCTTAACGATAACTGGTCCATTTTTGAGAAGCAGCTGGATGCAGCTATTAATGCTTCGCCTAAAAAGTCCGTTAATGTTACATGGATCGCGCCTTCTGATGGTTACTGGGCGAAATCAGAATATCAGTTGCAGCACTTTAAAAACCTGTCTGCCAAGAAGAAGGTCAATCTTGAAGTTTTTCTGCCCGTACCTCATAGAAAGGACAGAAAAGTTCGCAAGGGTTATATAAACCAATTCCGGCCGTTGAAAGAGAGCTTACGCGGTTTTGTTGAGGGTTATCTTAAGGGCTGCGGAGAGGTGGTGATCATCAATGATCGTGCTGCGTTTGTTATGTGTTATCTCTATCAAAATAACGACTTTCTGCCGATCCCTTTTGGTTTTCTAACCGAAGATCCTCATGTTATTTCCGAATTGATTTCAAGTTTTAAAAGTTACTTGTCGCAGCTCGATGGAGAGTTTGAATCACGAGATTTAGGCTCGTTGCACAAACTAAAATAATCTCCTTGAACTTACAAATTCAGAAATGCTATAGCTTAATCTATGAAGCTATAGCATCAATCGAGCCGATGCCATGTTTTTTACAGGTATCTTCAGCTTTACGCCCTTGATCTGCTTCGTTAAGAATCGAAACGATCTGTGTTTCGGTAACGTTTTGATTTTCTTCATCGTAGTCTCTTGAGGGTTATCATCTCAGAGAACTCTAATTACGTTTGTGTCATCTTAAGGGAATCGGACAATAACCATTAATACAAAAAGGATTATTTTTATGGAACTCAAAACTTATATGGCCACGTCTTTAGACGGCCAAACAGTAATCGTAACGGCATACACAGAAACCGAAGCGCGAGAAAAAGCGGAAGAGCAGCTTGGTTGGGGTAACGTTTACCAGTTTTCAGAAATGTGATTTGGTGTTAACGTGTTCGCAAATAAAAAATGATTAGTCACACAGCCAAGGAGTAGGTAGTGTCGATTGCTGTAGTCGAGCCCGATATTTGTTGTCAGCCAGATGGAAACCTTCGAATCGATTGGACGAACGTCCTAGGTTTTCGTTGCGTTAATATCATTAAACCATGGTGCGGGTTTCTAGAGGGATTCGTCGAAAATGACGAGGAAGAAATCGATCCCGTTTATGTTTTTGATTTGCCCATATCGCTTCATGAGTCTCGTGATAATCCCGATTTGGCAGATTGGTTCAATACCATCCCCGAAGATATTCTCAATCGTTGCAAGGCGCTGCCTTCTATCCAGCTGTTTGTGTTGTACTGCGCGTGTAAAAGCCGCGATGCATCCGATCTACTGGTGTCGAATCCGGTGCTCTTATATCTATGGGCAGCCGCGCAACATAACGATTTAAAGAGCTACCCCGAAGATATCTCGGCGCGGCTTTCGCTGCTAAAAGCAAAGCAGTATCAGGTGTTACAGCAAATCGCGCCCGACGCGCCCAAAGCCTCGGTTAAGCTACTTAAACGATTAACACCTAATTCCATTTCTCGCCTCGATCGCAACAAATTACTGGTCATCTTACAAAACCAAAATCTGGTTTCCAAGCTGTCGCATCAGCGCGATTTAAAGGGCATGCATTTCGAAATTGCAGACGCTTACCCATGGGCGCTAACTCACGCCATAAGCGATATTTTGGCGAACCTGACGCGTGACGAACGTCGGATTGTCAACGATACGATTGCGATGAGTAATGGCGGAGCCATCCCGGTACTTGTGAGGTGCACTACCTGGCCTGAAGTCGTTGCTTGCCACGATCGTTGGGCGCGTCAGTGGACTAATCGCCGTCGGTTTCAGGCTAAGTTACTGCGCGACGACAATGGAATGGCGATTCCGTTTCCACCGCCGCCAGTTAAGCCAAGCGGCCTGATCAACTGGCTATCGACGCCCGAGGAAGTTATCGATGAAGGGCGAGCAATGCGACATTGCGTTGCGTCTTATGCGCAACGAGTTCAGCGCGGCGAATACGCCCTGTACCACATGAGCGAGCCTGCAAACTTAACTATTGGATTACGACGATCTGTTGCTGGTTGGCAGCTAGACCAAGTGCGGGGTATTTGTAATCGCTTGCCTACCAAAGAGGAGTTGGAGGCGATTGATGAGTGGTTTTTGGGGAATAAGAATTGTTAGCAATATGTGCAAAAATGTTTCGGACGTGTCGGAAGTTGCGGGCGATCAAGTGTAAAAAGACCTCTATCTCGTTCGTAAAAGAGGAACTAAATTGAAGAATTACGCGATCAACATTGATGGTTGTATAAATATCCTTAACGACGCTTCAACAGCGGCGAAGCATTTGACTGAGATGCTCAAGGATGACGCAGTAACTCTCAATGAAAAGCTCAAGATTTTAAATCGTCATATTATCAAGATCGTTACCATGAAAGAGCTCGCTCGTTTTTCTGAGTTTTGGTTCAAACATAACTCGTCGGAGAACGTTAAGTCCCTTGCTACGCGTCTGGCTTCTAAAAATAAAAGCGATATGGCCGTCAACCTTCTAAACAATATTGGTCTTTCAAGAGAAGCCGATACTCTCCGCGAAGAAATTTTCAAATTAAATAAAAACAAGGATTTGGATAAAAAAAGATTAGAGCGCCTGAATCAAATTGACGAATTATTCTTGGCAGATCAATCCGGAATCAGACGCTATTTAAGCGATGA
This DNA window, taken from Umboniibacter marinipuniceus, encodes the following:
- a CDS encoding PcfJ domain-containing protein, whose translation is MSIAVVEPDICCQPDGNLRIDWTNVLGFRCVNIIKPWCGFLEGFVENDEEEIDPVYVFDLPISLHESRDNPDLADWFNTIPEDILNRCKALPSIQLFVLYCACKSRDASDLLVSNPVLLYLWAAAQHNDLKSYPEDISARLSLLKAKQYQVLQQIAPDAPKASVKLLKRLTPNSISRLDRNKLLVILQNQNLVSKLSHQRDLKGMHFEIADAYPWALTHAISDILANLTRDERRIVNDTIAMSNGGAIPVLVRCTTWPEVVACHDRWARQWTNRRRFQAKLLRDDNGMAIPFPPPPVKPSGLINWLSTPEEVIDEGRAMRHCVASYAQRVQRGEYALYHMSEPANLTIGLRRSVAGWQLDQVRGICNRLPTKEELEAIDEWFLGNKNC